The following coding sequences are from one Rathayibacter sp. SW19 window:
- the rnc gene encoding ribonuclease III, with translation MPTADAARERDNELDTLQSTLGVAIDTELLTLALTHRSYAYEHGGIPNNERLEFLGDSILGQAVTVMLYRTHPTLDEGDLAKRRAGLVSSVALAEVARGIGLGAYLRLGRGESQSGGAEKSSILADTVEAIIGAAYISEGGETATALVLRLIEPLLEDPSRFGAAMDPKTSLQEIASHHGAPAPSYSVTNTGPDHNKLFRATVTVPGLISATGEGSSKKHAEMAAALDAWTQLNARTS, from the coding sequence ATGCCGACGGCGGATGCAGCGCGCGAGCGCGACAACGAACTGGACACCCTGCAAAGCACGCTCGGGGTCGCTATCGACACCGAGTTGCTCACCCTCGCCCTGACCCACCGTTCATACGCGTATGAGCACGGCGGCATCCCGAACAACGAGCGCCTCGAATTCCTCGGCGATTCGATTCTGGGGCAGGCCGTTACGGTCATGCTGTACCGCACGCATCCGACATTAGACGAGGGCGACCTGGCGAAGCGCCGGGCGGGCCTCGTCAGCAGTGTCGCGCTGGCCGAGGTTGCGCGCGGCATCGGTCTCGGGGCATACCTTCGGCTGGGTCGTGGCGAGTCTCAAAGTGGTGGCGCCGAGAAGTCATCGATCCTCGCAGACACCGTCGAGGCGATCATCGGCGCTGCCTACATCAGCGAAGGCGGCGAGACCGCTACGGCACTCGTGTTGCGCCTGATCGAGCCATTGCTCGAGGACCCGAGCCGCTTCGGCGCCGCGATGGATCCGAAGACCAGTCTGCAGGAGATCGCGTCACATCACGGTGCACCCGCACCGAGCTATTCGGTGACCAACACAGGCCCCGACCACAACAAGCTTTTCCGCGCGACGGTCACAGTGCCGGGACTGATCAGTGCGACAGGCGAGGGCAGCAGTAAGAAGCACGCCGAAATGGCGGCCGCGCTCGATGCGTGGACGCAGTTGAATGCCCGAACTTCCTGA
- a CDS encoding SDR family oxidoreductase — protein sequence MFETGVSEAREHAAYPLLGRSALVTGVSRRRGIGYAISVRLAQLGANVFIHHYSAHDEGQPWGADDLGAVRDGIRSVQHPDARFGDISADMADPMTPERVTVAAVAAVGRLRILICNHARSGGDGSIFDMTPQRLDGHWQVNARSTLLLTRAFAEQFSDVTQSAGIRPDAPTRPGVRPPFAGPFDEFETGRVIWMASGQLDGPMPGEVAYAASKAALAGVTPTVASELLTRGIILNTVNPGPVNTGYLDAETTDRPLDDLNARLQGMPLGRFGAPTDPARLIGWLASDEGRWIVGQVLTSDGGFRL from the coding sequence ATGTTCGAAACCGGCGTATCCGAGGCCCGTGAGCACGCCGCGTATCCGTTGCTCGGGCGCTCCGCACTGGTCACGGGCGTGTCCCGTCGGCGGGGGATCGGCTATGCGATCTCCGTGCGGCTCGCACAGCTCGGTGCGAACGTGTTCATTCACCACTATTCGGCGCACGATGAGGGGCAGCCATGGGGTGCGGATGATCTCGGTGCCGTGCGCGACGGCATCCGCTCGGTGCAGCATCCGGATGCGCGGTTCGGGGACATCAGCGCGGACATGGCCGATCCGATGACGCCGGAACGCGTGACCGTCGCCGCCGTGGCCGCCGTCGGCCGGTTGCGGATCCTGATCTGCAATCATGCGCGAAGCGGCGGCGACGGATCGATCTTCGATATGACACCGCAGCGACTTGACGGCCATTGGCAGGTCAACGCGCGTTCGACCCTGTTGCTGACGCGGGCATTCGCAGAGCAATTCTCGGATGTGACTCAGAGTGCCGGTATCCGGCCGGACGCGCCAACTCGGCCAGGCGTGAGGCCGCCCTTCGCTGGCCCATTCGACGAATTCGAGACCGGACGCGTGATCTGGATGGCGTCCGGGCAGCTGGACGGGCCGATGCCCGGCGAGGTCGCGTATGCCGCGAGCAAAGCCGCGCTCGCCGGCGTCACGCCGACCGTCGCAAGCGAACTGCTCACGCGCGGGATCATCCTCAATACAGTCAATCCCGGGCCTGTGAACACCGGCTATCTGGATGCCGAGACGACCGATCGACCGTTGGATGACCTCAATGCCCGCTTGCAGGGCATGCCGCTCGGGCGCTTCGGTGCACCGACTGACCCCGCGAGACTGATCGGCTGGCTCGCAAGCGACGAGGGACGCTGGATCGTCGGGCAGGTGTTGACGAGCGACGGCGGTTTCCGGCTGTAG
- a CDS encoding DUF58 domain-containing protein, producing the protein MSGARERMPRVTRPRPTLRGWALETAGILAFIGAVWLGRVDLLFVGLVLTVLPPAAMLALVLDRPWLSVSRSFSPEIVATGEEAQATLTVRNHGSRSPSPMRWRDMVGTGLSAPGPAPLPWLAEHGLPTRNRPDTATLHYRIRTQHRGVYEVGPVLLARLDPFGLARAEYAVGGERPLLVTPRVVPLAHGELDTATTEGTEYELLRHSIPSADELIAREYRTGDPLRRVHWRATARHDKLMVRQEEQRSDPNAWILFDTRRAARTDRHVTRHHSRNAAFEQAVTLVAALGSHLLNEGFVVNVVETGRVQFSGRTGAGRLGVLGSAAASFELPAGEQLLLANLASVRQVGQSARQRERDASSAGDILADGLRRGGKAVPVFAVLVDGGLSDVTVLASVRHQCDPAVAFLLGGASRLGDDDLVRAGFTCVTVSSGDDPQTAWREASRLYSEATRHG; encoded by the coding sequence ATGTCCGGGGCGCGCGAGCGGATGCCGCGGGTGACGCGCCCGCGGCCCACCTTGCGCGGGTGGGCGCTGGAGACAGCTGGAATCCTTGCGTTCATCGGCGCCGTGTGGTTGGGCCGTGTCGACCTGCTTTTCGTGGGGCTGGTGCTGACAGTGCTCCCTCCAGCCGCAATGCTGGCGCTCGTGCTCGATCGCCCGTGGCTGAGCGTTTCGCGCTCCTTCTCGCCTGAAATCGTCGCGACGGGTGAGGAAGCTCAGGCGACACTGACCGTGCGCAATCACGGCTCCCGCTCACCGTCGCCGATGCGCTGGCGCGACATGGTCGGCACGGGCTTGAGTGCGCCGGGGCCAGCCCCCTTACCGTGGCTTGCCGAGCACGGGCTGCCCACCAGGAACCGGCCGGACACGGCCACGCTGCACTATCGCATCCGCACCCAGCATCGCGGGGTGTACGAGGTCGGCCCCGTGCTCCTGGCCCGCCTTGATCCGTTCGGGCTTGCTCGCGCCGAGTATGCGGTCGGCGGTGAACGACCCCTGCTGGTCACCCCGCGTGTTGTTCCACTTGCCCACGGCGAGCTGGACACCGCCACCACCGAAGGCACCGAATACGAGCTGTTGCGGCATAGCATTCCGAGTGCAGACGAGTTGATCGCGCGCGAATATCGCACAGGTGACCCGTTGCGCCGAGTGCACTGGCGCGCGACTGCCCGGCACGACAAACTCATGGTGCGCCAAGAAGAGCAGCGCAGTGACCCGAACGCCTGGATTCTGTTCGACACCCGCCGCGCGGCCCGCACCGACCGGCACGTCACGCGTCATCACTCGCGTAACGCCGCATTCGAACAGGCTGTCACCCTGGTCGCGGCGCTCGGTTCCCATCTGTTGAACGAGGGGTTCGTGGTGAATGTCGTGGAGACAGGACGCGTGCAGTTCTCCGGGCGCACGGGGGCGGGTCGCCTCGGAGTGCTCGGCTCGGCCGCGGCGTCGTTCGAACTTCCAGCAGGCGAACAGCTTCTGTTGGCCAATCTCGCGTCCGTTCGGCAGGTCGGTCAGTCTGCTCGTCAGCGTGAGCGAGACGCCTCGAGCGCCGGCGACATCCTCGCCGACGGCCTGCGCCGTGGTGGCAAAGCCGTGCCGGTATTCGCCGTGCTCGTCGACGGCGGACTGAGCGATGTGACGGTGCTCGCCTCTGTGCGCCATCAATGCGACCCCGCCGTCGCCTTCTTGCTCGGCGGCGCGAGTCGCCTCGGCGACGATGACCTCGTGCGCGCGGGCTTCACCTGCGTCACGGTCAGCTCAGGAGATGACCCGCAAACGGCGTGGCGAGAGGCCTCCCGTCTGTATTCGGAGGCCACTCGCCATGGTTAG
- the smc gene encoding chromosome segregation protein SMC, whose translation MHLKSLTLKGFKSFAQSTTFAFEPGVTCVVGPNGSGKSNVVDALAWVMGEQGVKTLRGGKMEDVIFAGTSFRGPLGRAEVTLTIDNADGALPIEYSEVTISRTLFRNGGSDYAINGQSCRLLDVQELLSDSGLGREMHVIVGQGQLDAVLRASPEERRGFIEEAAGILKHRRRKEKTLRKLDAMQTNLTRLSDLAGEIRRQLKPLGHQAEIAREAQSIAAIVRDARARLLADEVVSLRHALDAHNRSESERHSERIVLQEQLEQKQLRIARLEKAQVSDAVDGARRTTFGLESVQERLRGLYTLANQRLALLGSQADSGDAAVTVSQQMVDAAREEAARLLETVGESDAAWSAARAATAAARGRLDALDEEIAAQSALVSKHDLELTKLSGQADAAASRLAAVRGGVLRQSNALDAATQRLEAARAQFASAEAEAALADAGENDLDEAYELAQAQVFEAEGEIERLREDLHTLERERDALAARTGALSSALDQKDGSSALVAARLPGIRGLVAEHVQVKPGFEAAVAAALGTLADAVLAENRDAGIDALERAQADEFGRVELLLAEASAENVPGPAASDSQVGTSMALPHGVVLPPSLVAGQSVVTAPPGVLGLLAHVVIADDLEVARSFWAELETADASVIMSTISVITKSGDVLSRYVLRGGSGAKRSRLELVADRDAAAERHGEVLSLIERAKFALAEQRGIHQVAKEQSAHALASLREFDASLAAQSELLNRLRVQVEASAAESERLRVALAVAGETVADAEGGADRAKAALETAAARPRPILDVSSRDALFAELEAARESEVDARLALETAKERVRAERARGDTLVRQREAERAAAEAAARRAVIRNRQVEAADAVIASLPAVLDSADRSVSQARVELAAAEAERAEQNQELAALRREEAALRERLQAISESVHGLELQIYEKKLHLSGLLERAGSELGLVEDVLVAEYGPDVLIPPDAAPESGGRVASASERIETGIEPTGIPFDREQQQKRLEKAERKFAQLGRVNPLALEEFAALEQRHKFLTEQLTDLTNTRKDLLTIIEEIDGKMESIFADAFEDTRAAFAEVFPVLFPGGAGSIFLTDPENMLTTGIEVSVKPAGKKIERLSLLSGGERSLAAIALLIAIFKARPSPFYIMDEVEAALDDANLGRLLSIFESLREASQLIVITHQKRTMEIADALYGVSMRQDGVSAVIGQRVATEERP comes from the coding sequence GTGCATCTGAAGAGCCTGACCCTGAAGGGGTTCAAGTCCTTCGCCCAGTCGACCACATTCGCGTTCGAGCCCGGGGTCACCTGCGTGGTCGGCCCGAACGGGTCGGGCAAGTCGAACGTCGTCGACGCACTCGCCTGGGTGATGGGCGAGCAGGGCGTCAAGACTCTGCGCGGCGGCAAGATGGAAGACGTCATCTTCGCGGGCACCTCGTTCCGCGGGCCGCTCGGCCGTGCGGAGGTCACGCTCACGATCGACAACGCAGACGGCGCCCTCCCGATCGAATACTCCGAGGTGACGATCAGCCGTACGCTGTTCCGCAACGGCGGCAGCGACTACGCCATCAACGGGCAGTCCTGCCGGTTGCTTGATGTGCAGGAGCTGCTCAGCGACTCCGGTCTCGGTCGCGAGATGCACGTCATCGTCGGGCAGGGACAACTGGATGCCGTGCTGCGTGCGTCGCCGGAGGAGCGGCGCGGTTTCATCGAAGAGGCCGCAGGCATCCTGAAGCATCGCCGGCGCAAAGAGAAGACCCTGCGCAAGCTCGATGCGATGCAGACCAATCTCACGCGGCTGAGCGACCTGGCCGGTGAGATCCGCAGGCAGCTGAAACCGCTCGGGCACCAGGCCGAGATCGCTCGAGAGGCCCAGTCGATCGCGGCGATCGTGCGGGACGCCCGGGCCAGGTTGCTCGCTGACGAGGTGGTGTCGCTGCGGCACGCCCTCGACGCGCACAACCGCTCGGAAAGCGAGCGGCACAGCGAACGCATCGTGCTGCAAGAACAGTTGGAACAGAAGCAGCTGCGCATCGCCCGCCTCGAGAAGGCGCAGGTGTCCGATGCCGTAGATGGTGCACGCCGCACGACGTTCGGCCTCGAGTCGGTGCAGGAACGATTGCGCGGTCTGTACACTCTCGCCAACCAGAGGCTCGCCCTGCTCGGCTCGCAGGCGGATTCCGGTGACGCTGCCGTGACGGTGAGCCAGCAGATGGTGGATGCCGCCCGCGAGGAGGCCGCGCGGCTGCTCGAGACCGTAGGTGAATCGGATGCCGCCTGGAGCGCAGCGCGCGCCGCGACAGCGGCCGCACGCGGGCGCCTCGACGCGCTCGACGAGGAGATCGCTGCGCAGAGTGCTCTGGTCTCCAAGCACGACCTTGAGCTCACAAAACTCTCAGGACAGGCGGATGCCGCCGCGTCCCGGCTCGCAGCCGTACGCGGCGGAGTACTGCGGCAGAGCAACGCTCTCGACGCAGCGACGCAGCGGCTCGAAGCGGCGCGCGCGCAGTTCGCGTCGGCTGAGGCCGAGGCCGCGCTGGCCGACGCGGGCGAAAACGACCTCGATGAGGCCTACGAGCTCGCGCAGGCGCAGGTATTCGAGGCCGAGGGCGAGATTGAACGGCTCCGCGAAGATCTGCACACGCTTGAACGAGAACGCGACGCCCTCGCTGCGCGAACCGGTGCGTTATCATCTGCTCTCGATCAGAAGGACGGGTCAAGTGCGCTCGTCGCCGCCCGGCTGCCAGGCATCCGCGGGCTCGTCGCTGAACATGTGCAGGTGAAGCCGGGGTTTGAAGCAGCGGTTGCCGCGGCGCTGGGCACGCTCGCAGACGCGGTGCTTGCCGAGAATCGGGATGCGGGAATCGATGCGTTGGAGCGTGCTCAAGCGGACGAGTTCGGCCGCGTCGAGTTGCTGCTGGCCGAGGCTTCGGCGGAGAACGTGCCTGGGCCGGCGGCATCCGATTCTCAGGTTGGGACGAGCATGGCCTTGCCGCACGGTGTTGTTCTGCCGCCCAGTTTGGTTGCCGGACAGAGCGTGGTGACGGCGCCACCAGGAGTACTCGGCCTGCTGGCGCACGTGGTGATCGCCGATGATCTTGAAGTCGCCCGCTCGTTCTGGGCGGAACTCGAGACGGCGGACGCGAGCGTGATCATGAGCACCATCAGCGTGATTACCAAATCCGGTGACGTGCTCAGTCGGTATGTGCTGCGGGGCGGGTCTGGTGCCAAACGCAGCAGGCTGGAACTCGTCGCAGATCGAGATGCGGCCGCGGAACGGCATGGCGAGGTGCTTTCGCTGATCGAGCGGGCGAAGTTCGCGCTCGCCGAGCAGCGCGGCATCCATCAGGTGGCGAAGGAGCAGTCCGCGCACGCCCTGGCATCCTTGCGTGAATTTGATGCATCGCTAGCGGCGCAGAGCGAGCTGCTGAACCGGCTTCGGGTGCAGGTGGAGGCATCCGCCGCTGAATCGGAGCGGCTGCGCGTCGCGCTCGCCGTGGCTGGTGAAACCGTTGCGGATGCTGAAGGTGGCGCTGATCGCGCGAAGGCCGCTCTCGAGACCGCCGCGGCCAGACCCCGACCGATTCTCGACGTCAGTTCGCGGGACGCGCTGTTCGCTGAACTCGAGGCGGCCCGCGAGAGCGAGGTCGACGCGCGACTGGCGCTCGAGACGGCGAAGGAAAGGGTGCGAGCTGAGCGGGCGCGCGGCGACACTCTCGTGCGTCAGCGGGAGGCAGAGCGGGCTGCCGCGGAGGCTGCCGCCCGGCGAGCTGTTATCCGCAACCGGCAGGTCGAAGCGGCTGACGCGGTGATCGCATCGCTGCCCGCCGTGTTGGACTCCGCCGATCGATCGGTATCGCAGGCGAGGGTCGAGCTGGCCGCCGCTGAAGCGGAGCGCGCTGAGCAGAACCAGGAGCTGGCCGCATTGCGCCGCGAGGAGGCCGCCTTGCGGGAGCGGTTGCAGGCGATCAGCGAGAGCGTGCACGGGCTGGAACTGCAGATTTACGAGAAGAAACTTCATCTGTCCGGCCTGCTGGAGCGCGCCGGCAGCGAACTCGGGCTGGTCGAGGACGTGCTCGTCGCCGAGTACGGCCCGGACGTGCTGATCCCGCCAGATGCTGCCCCGGAATCTGGTGGTCGAGTAGCGAGCGCCAGCGAGCGTATCGAGACCGGTATCGAGCCCACAGGTATTCCGTTCGATCGGGAACAGCAGCAGAAGCGGCTTGAGAAGGCCGAGCGCAAGTTCGCTCAGCTCGGCCGGGTCAATCCGCTCGCGCTCGAGGAGTTCGCTGCATTGGAGCAGCGGCACAAGTTCCTCACCGAGCAGCTCACGGATCTGACGAACACGCGCAAGGATCTGTTGACGATCATCGAGGAGATCGACGGCAAGATGGAGTCGATCTTTGCGGATGCCTTCGAAGACACCAGGGCTGCATTCGCCGAGGTGTTCCCCGTCTTGTTCCCAGGTGGCGCCGGCAGCATTTTCTTGACCGATCCGGAGAACATGCTGACCACCGGTATCGAGGTCTCGGTGAAGCCGGCCGGCAAGAAGATCGAGCGGCTGTCGCTGCTCTCCGGTGGTGAGCGCTCATTGGCGGCCATTGCGTTGCTGATCGCGATCTTCAAAGCGCGGCCGAGCCCGTTCTACATCATGGATGAAGTCGAAGCCGCGCTGGACGACGCGAACCTCGGACGGCTGTTGTCGATCTTCGAGTCATTGCGTGAGGCCAGTCAGCTGATTGTGATCACACACCAGAAACGCACGATGGAAATTGCGGATGCCCTCTATGGGGTGTCGATGCGGCAGGACGGCGTTTCCGCCGTGATCGGTCAGCGGGTCGCGACCGAAGAACGCCCGTAG
- a CDS encoding YceD family protein, with translation MHRPGEMREQNLTIVLGERLGEGLVSVQAGDTLDVRLRMESVHEGILVTAETFATATGECGRCLRDIALPVEVDFQELFAYSSGEAFDSEVHDDHVDLEPLIRDAVVLALPFQPVCQPDCPGLDPETGERLADSPDDSPREVADPRWSALAGFAASEGAAGLAGTNHSGLHSTDFDSTDFDNREEK, from the coding sequence ATGCATCGCCCCGGCGAAATGCGCGAGCAGAATTTAACGATCGTGCTTGGCGAGCGCCTCGGTGAGGGACTGGTGTCGGTGCAGGCGGGCGATACGCTCGACGTCCGGCTGCGAATGGAGTCCGTTCACGAGGGCATCCTGGTCACCGCTGAGACGTTTGCGACGGCGACCGGTGAGTGCGGGCGCTGCCTTCGAGACATCGCGCTGCCGGTCGAAGTCGATTTTCAGGAACTTTTCGCGTATTCTTCTGGAGAAGCTTTTGACTCGGAGGTTCACGACGACCACGTGGATCTTGAACCTCTGATCAGAGACGCGGTGGTACTCGCACTACCGTTTCAGCCGGTATGCCAACCCGATTGCCCCGGTCTCGACCCAGAGACAGGTGAGCGGCTGGCCGACAGCCCCGATGATTCGCCGCGAGAAGTCGCAGATCCACGGTGGTCTGCGCTCGCGGGGTTTGCCGCCTCTGAGGGTGCGGCCGGTCTGGCCGGCACGAACCACAGCGGTTTACACAGTACCGATTTTGACAGCACTGATTTTGACAATAGAGAAGAGAAATAG
- the mutM gene encoding bifunctional DNA-formamidopyrimidine glycosylase/DNA-(apurinic or apyrimidinic site) lyase: MPELPEVEVVRAGLAPAITGATVSSVEVFDARSLRRHDPAAGDFAARLTGQRFTAAVRRGKFLWLPLAAPTVVGVSAVVSAPTAANKTTDNFRDTPVAPLQHPARRCESPSFSALLVHLGMSGQVLLREPGARLEDDGPVRIRLVLQHPEHGELAVHFVDQRIFGSMAVDRLVDTPDAAPGGFGDSAALVPSQVAHIARDPLDPAFSDAAFLASLQRKNTGIKRALLDQTLISGIGNIYADEALWAARVHFAQPTASLSSRKARAVLTEVRLVLAKALAEGGTSFDAHYVNVNGASGYFSHSLNAYGQQGKPCPRCGRPMVREAFMNRSSHFCPHCQRLRVPRLLQS, encoded by the coding sequence ATGCCCGAACTTCCTGAGGTCGAGGTCGTGCGGGCGGGCCTTGCGCCGGCCATCACCGGGGCAACGGTCTCCTCAGTCGAGGTGTTCGATGCGCGCTCACTGCGACGGCACGATCCTGCTGCAGGTGACTTCGCCGCTCGGCTGACCGGGCAGCGGTTCACTGCGGCGGTGCGCCGGGGAAAGTTCCTGTGGTTGCCGTTGGCCGCCCCAACTGTCGTGGGTGTCTCAGCGGTCGTGAGTGCCCCAACCGCTGCGAACAAAACGACGGACAATTTCCGTGACACGCCGGTCGCGCCGCTGCAGCACCCTGCGCGTCGCTGCGAAAGTCCGTCGTTTTCTGCACTGCTGGTGCACCTGGGGATGAGCGGGCAGGTTTTGCTGCGCGAGCCGGGCGCGCGACTTGAGGATGACGGGCCGGTGCGCATCAGACTCGTGTTGCAGCATCCGGAGCATGGTGAACTGGCGGTGCACTTCGTCGACCAACGCATCTTCGGCTCGATGGCGGTGGACCGCCTCGTTGACACTCCGGATGCCGCGCCGGGCGGATTCGGGGACTCTGCGGCTCTCGTACCGAGTCAGGTCGCGCACATCGCGCGGGATCCGCTCGATCCGGCGTTTTCGGATGCCGCGTTCCTCGCGTCGCTTCAACGCAAGAACACCGGGATCAAACGGGCGCTGCTCGACCAGACGCTGATCAGCGGCATCGGCAACATTTATGCGGATGAGGCGCTCTGGGCGGCGCGCGTGCACTTCGCTCAGCCGACAGCATCCCTGAGTAGTCGAAAGGCTCGCGCGGTGCTGACTGAGGTGCGGCTCGTGCTTGCCAAGGCACTCGCAGAGGGCGGCACCAGCTTCGACGCGCACTATGTGAACGTCAACGGGGCATCCGGTTACTTCTCGCACAGCCTCAACGCCTACGGTCAGCAGGGCAAACCGTGCCCGCGCTGTGGGCGGCCGATGGTGCGTGAGGCGTTCATGAATCGCTCATCGCACTTCTGCCCGCACTGCCAGCGGCTGCGCGTGCCCCGCTTGCTACAGTCGTGA
- a CDS encoding transglutaminase family protein: protein MVSVTFQRTVARARVHDGQWGMTASLVVLATAASTGMIGLIDGPSWWFAFTGISILLLLSAAGLRTLGVPRLAVPIIGAVELLAVLTASFGGGHSVVAFVPTPATFQRFGELFALARVSLDQQAVPADSLPEFLFLITLFAGIAALLLDLIACAARRPALTAIVMAVMLIVPSLLLPTGISPLSLVACIAAYLLVLRVDTRRRSNGWGELGMSLSVAAAVTVVALTLSTTAPGFQQIGRQGIAGSGILIGAGVNPLIDLGADLRRPAPVPVFTYTTTAKTTPYLRLTALDQFTGTIWRHRDGSTKSLPASGNFGPVPGLAAGVASTKIETDVQIQNMESAWIPAPYPATGVQGLQGSWQWNTTDLTVSGVTSTTQGQSYRVEGLDLEPKAQQLADATGAIPETVAAHDLFVPFDAPSIIARTAATVTQGATTEYEKAVALQNYFQNDGFVYSTTAPVHNSYDGDSMQSIAAFLKVKSGYCVHFASAMAIMARTLGIPSRIGIGYLPGTVVGSRNGQTLFGVTSDELHAWPELYFSGVGWVQFEPTVSRGSLPAYTIPGGATSSVPNSTVPSRSPGALAPGPDKTNLSGVPTQTTAAQELGAVVSSVLVAIFLLALLLLPAGVRRWQRRSRLRLLRDEWGSPRLAWKELRQSARDLRIAVPDTETPRAFAVRIGELIDSDPAASAGLESLLEATEREEFGRPGHGMIDPDRADELRAVLNALATRAPIGVRARALFLPVSLLPQTDQLLRGRARLTA from the coding sequence ATGGTTAGTGTCACTTTTCAGCGCACCGTGGCGCGAGCCCGTGTACATGACGGCCAGTGGGGGATGACCGCTTCCCTCGTTGTACTCGCCACGGCTGCGAGCACAGGGATGATCGGATTGATCGACGGCCCGAGTTGGTGGTTCGCCTTCACCGGGATATCTATTCTGCTTCTGCTGAGCGCTGCGGGGCTGCGTACGCTCGGCGTACCGCGGCTCGCAGTGCCGATCATCGGTGCCGTTGAATTGCTCGCCGTGCTGACGGCGTCGTTCGGCGGCGGGCATTCCGTCGTCGCCTTCGTGCCGACCCCCGCGACATTTCAGCGGTTCGGTGAATTGTTTGCGCTTGCTCGCGTTTCGCTCGATCAGCAAGCGGTGCCCGCCGACTCTCTGCCCGAATTTCTGTTTCTGATCACACTGTTCGCCGGGATTGCTGCTCTGCTGCTTGACCTGATCGCGTGCGCGGCGCGTCGTCCGGCACTGACCGCGATCGTCATGGCTGTCATGTTGATCGTGCCGTCCCTGCTGCTGCCGACCGGCATCTCGCCGTTGTCACTGGTCGCCTGCATTGCCGCATACCTGCTCGTCTTGCGTGTCGACACGCGGCGGCGCAGCAATGGCTGGGGTGAACTAGGAATGTCGTTGTCCGTGGCCGCCGCGGTGACTGTTGTGGCGCTGACGCTGTCGACCACGGCACCCGGATTCCAGCAGATCGGGCGGCAGGGGATCGCCGGCAGCGGCATCCTGATCGGGGCGGGGGTCAACCCGCTGATCGATCTGGGAGCAGACCTGCGCCGCCCGGCGCCTGTGCCCGTTTTCACATACACCACGACGGCCAAGACCACGCCGTATCTGCGGTTGACCGCATTGGACCAATTCACGGGCACGATCTGGCGTCACAGAGACGGATCGACGAAGAGCCTGCCGGCAAGCGGCAATTTCGGCCCAGTGCCCGGGCTGGCGGCGGGTGTCGCGTCGACGAAGATCGAAACGGACGTGCAGATCCAGAACATGGAGAGCGCGTGGATCCCGGCACCCTATCCGGCGACCGGCGTGCAGGGGCTGCAGGGATCGTGGCAGTGGAACACCACGGACCTCACCGTTTCCGGCGTGACCTCGACCACACAGGGGCAGTCCTATCGGGTGGAAGGCCTCGACCTCGAGCCGAAGGCGCAGCAGCTGGCGGATGCGACGGGTGCCATTCCAGAGACCGTCGCAGCACACGATCTCTTCGTTCCGTTCGATGCGCCGTCGATCATCGCCCGAACAGCCGCAACGGTCACTCAGGGAGCCACCACCGAGTACGAAAAGGCGGTGGCGTTGCAGAATTACTTCCAAAATGACGGTTTCGTATACTCGACCACCGCTCCCGTGCACAATTCTTACGACGGCGACAGCATGCAGTCCATCGCGGCGTTCCTGAAGGTCAAAAGCGGATATTGTGTGCATTTCGCATCCGCGATGGCGATCATGGCCCGCACGCTCGGCATCCCGTCTCGGATCGGCATCGGGTATCTGCCCGGCACGGTTGTTGGGTCCCGAAACGGGCAGACACTGTTCGGCGTCACATCAGATGAGCTGCACGCGTGGCCAGAACTGTACTTCTCCGGAGTGGGCTGGGTGCAGTTCGAGCCCACGGTCAGCAGAGGTTCGCTCCCTGCATACACGATTCCGGGCGGCGCGACCTCGTCGGTGCCGAATTCGACCGTTCCGTCACGTTCCCCCGGGGCACTTGCGCCGGGCCCGGACAAAACGAATCTCAGCGGCGTTCCGACCCAGACCACCGCAGCGCAGGAACTCGGTGCTGTCGTCTCAAGCGTTCTGGTCGCCATCTTCCTCCTTGCGTTGCTGCTCCTGCCTGCCGGGGTGCGCCGCTGGCAGCGTCGGTCGCGATTGCGACTGCTGCGCGACGAGTGGGGCAGTCCGCGGCTAGCCTGGAAGGAGTTGAGGCAGAGTGCCCGCGATTTGCGCATCGCAGTGCCTGACACCGAAACGCCGCGTGCATTCGCCGTGAGGATCGGAGAACTCATCGATTCCGATCCTGCCGCAAGCGCCGGGCTCGAATCACTGTTGGAAGCCACAGAACGCGAAGAATTCGGTCGGCCGGGGCACGGCATGATCGATCCTGACCGGGCGGACGAGCTACGGGCGGTACTGAATGCCCTTGCCACGCGCGCACCGATCGGTGTGCGAGCCCGGGCACTCTTCCTGCCGGTCTCGCTGCTGCCGCAGACGGATCAGCTCTTGCGTGGGCGAGCCAGGCTCACCGCGTAG
- the rpmF gene encoding 50S ribosomal protein L32: MAVPKRKKSRSNTHSRRSQWKAEVPTLVKTVENGRVTYSLPHRAKVVEDSAGTALFLEYKGRKVADV, translated from the coding sequence ATGGCTGTACCGAAGCGGAAGAAGTCCCGCTCGAACACGCACTCGCGCCGTTCGCAGTGGAAGGCTGAGGTCCCCACGCTCGTCAAGACCGTCGAAAACGGCAGGGTCACCTACAGCCTGCCGCACCGCGCGAAGGTTGTCGAAGATTCTGCCGGCACCGCGCTGTTCCTGGAATACAAGGGTCGCAAGGTCGCCGACGTCTGA